One stretch of Methanococcus voltae PS DNA includes these proteins:
- a CDS encoding rRNA adenine N-6-methyltransferase family protein, protein MDLINFNWSEYWANNYSGINHKSKEDLVDFWDKFSENYAKHILTNENLNGDIKRNVEKFKEIFNLDNNTTILEIGPGPGTYTIPLAKIVKNITVVEPSTGMSEILLKRAKEENIDNITIINKRWDDVELHRDFEKHDLVFSSYSLVVEDMGESLLKMNESKNKYCGILTFGNLPVHKDIYVKIGDILNLENTKKGDFSLNYILINNILNQYEIYANINIHEKSFCQYFNNIEEAFKKYKSGYTKTRELELSEDQINDVKKLLEDTLTKTKDGWTYNTESKEAFLWW, encoded by the coding sequence ATGGATTTAATAAATTTTAACTGGTCAGAGTACTGGGCAAATAATTATTCGGGTATTAATCACAAATCTAAGGAAGATTTGGTAGATTTTTGGGATAAATTTTCCGAAAATTATGCAAAGCACATTCTCACGAATGAAAATTTAAACGGCGATATAAAAAGAAATGTGGAGAAATTTAAAGAAATTTTTAATCTAGATAACAATACCACTATTTTAGAAATAGGTCCAGGGCCTGGTACCTATACGATACCTCTCGCAAAGATTGTAAAAAACATCACCGTTGTCGAACCATCGACCGGAATGTCGGAAATACTTTTAAAACGAGCTAAGGAAGAAAACATAGATAATATAACTATTATTAATAAAAGATGGGATGACGTAGAGTTGCATAGAGATTTTGAAAAGCACGATTTGGTTTTTTCATCGTATTCACTAGTTGTGGAAGATATGGGTGAAAGTCTTTTAAAAATGAACGAATCAAAAAATAAATATTGTGGGATTCTAACTTTTGGAAATTTACCTGTTCATAAAGATATATATGTTAAAATTGGTGACATATTGAATCTAGAAAATACTAAAAAGGGCGATTTTAGTCTTAATTATATTTTAATAAATAATATCTTAAACCAATATGAAATCTATGCAAACATAAATATTCACGAAAAATCATTTTGCCAATATTTCAATAACATAGAGGAAGCCTTTAAAAAATATAAGTCCGGATATACCAAAACAAGAGAATTAGAACTATCTGAAGACCAAATAAATGATGTAAAAAAACTTTTAGAGGATACACTTACAAAAACCAAAGATGGCTGGACTTATAATACCGAATCAAAAGAAGCTTTCTTATGGTGGTAA
- a CDS encoding Coenzyme F420 hydrogenase/dehydrogenase, beta subunit C-terminal domain, producing MDYLLIKSTDEDILKYGECGGAVTALFKYLLDSKVVDGVLALEKGADVYDGVPTLINNSEELVNSCGSLHCAPTMFGSLIHKHLNDMNLAVAVKPCDAMAIIELEKRHQINKDKVYTIGLNCGGTVPPMVAQQMIELFYEVDPFDVIKEEIDKGKFIIELKDGTEKAIKIDELEENGYGRRENCQRCELKVPRNADLACGNWGAEKGWTFVEITSEKGRTLIEDAEKAGYIETKEPAEKAMIIRGKIEQSMIKLGKKLQAKYLEAEYPTDEKWDEYWDRCVKCYGCRDVCPVCSCKECVLNQDILEKGMMAPEPSFFQGVRLSHVAMSCINCGQCEDVCPMEIPISKLFHKSQLKLRDALGYVPGVDSKMPFFGNSK from the coding sequence ATGGATTATCTTCTAATTAAATCAACTGACGAAGATATTTTAAAATATGGTGAATGTGGTGGAGCTGTTACTGCATTATTCAAGTATCTTCTAGACAGTAAAGTGGTTGACGGAGTGTTAGCACTCGAAAAAGGAGCAGACGTTTATGACGGAGTTCCTACGCTTATCAACAATTCAGAAGAACTTGTTAATAGCTGTGGTTCCTTACATTGTGCTCCTACAATGTTTGGAAGCCTTATTCATAAGCACTTGAATGATATGAACCTTGCAGTAGCTGTAAAACCATGTGACGCCATGGCAATAATCGAATTAGAGAAAAGACACCAAATAAACAAAGACAAAGTTTATACAATTGGTTTAAACTGTGGTGGAACTGTTCCACCAATGGTTGCTCAACAAATGATAGAATTATTCTACGAAGTAGACCCATTTGACGTAATCAAAGAAGAAATAGACAAAGGTAAGTTTATCATTGAATTGAAAGACGGAACCGAAAAAGCTATTAAAATCGATGAGTTAGAAGAAAACGGCTACGGTAGAAGGGAAAACTGTCAAAGATGTGAGCTTAAAGTCCCAAGAAACGCAGACCTTGCATGCGGTAATTGGGGAGCTGAAAAAGGTTGGACTTTTGTGGAAATTACATCTGAAAAAGGCAGAACATTAATTGAAGATGCTGAAAAAGCAGGTTACATTGAAACAAAAGAACCAGCTGAAAAAGCAATGATTATTCGTGGAAAAATCGAACAATCAATGATTAAGCTCGGTAAAAAATTACAAGCTAAATACTTAGAAGCTGAATATCCAACTGACGAAAAGTGGGATGAATATTGGGATAGATGTGTAAAATGTTACGGTTGTAGAGACGTATGTCCAGTATGTTCCTGCAAAGAGTGCGTTTTAAACCAAGATATCCTAGAAAAAGGTATGATGGCACCTGAACCTTCGTTTTTCCAAGGTGTAAGGTTGTCTCACGTTGCAATGAGCTGTATAAACTGTGGTCAATGTGAAGATGTCTGTCCTATGGAAATACCTATTTCTAAATTATTCCATAAGTCACAATTAAAGTTAAGAGATGCTCTTGGTTACGTTCCAGGTGTAGATAGCAAAATGCCATTTTTTGGCAATAGCAAGTAA